A window of Pyrus communis chromosome 3, drPyrComm1.1, whole genome shotgun sequence genomic DNA:
AATGTTTGATCCAAAGTCGTGGACTCGTGGTTCATCTTCAACGTTCAACCAATAACTTGATTTTCTCCGTCATAAGCGAATTTTGTTATTGATGCTTTGGCCTTAATTGGTCAAATTAAcatatccattcaaaattcaGATTTCTATAGGGCCATCAAAATTGTTATCCAGCCACAGCAACATACAAAAACTGAGATTACGAACCATTTACGCAACCAAATTAGTCTCAATCTATAGCAGCACTGCCAATTTGCCAGAAGATATTAAGCTATAGTCAGTAGATACCAAAAACTCCTGCATTTCGACAGGAGTAGTAAATCGCTCATCTAACTTGGCCCTAACCCTAAAGCTAAAGTATATCACCAACCTCTTACACTTTACGAGCCAGGGTCCTCTGCTTGGTCGCGTGCTGTACTACTTTTTCCTCTACAGGAAGGCCCTTCTTCCGTCTTACGGCGTTAATTAGTTTCCTTGCAGTATTGGGAAGCATACTAGACCCGTCACCAAACTCctcaatttcttcttctgtttttggTACAAAGAAAGGATCTTCTGGAAGTGCTTCCCAGTGACTAAGCACAAGAAGAGCACTTGCAGCACCAGCAGTCCATCTTCTAAGCTCATCTGCAAAACCAAAGCTTTCAGAAACTGGCACATATGCATGCACAGTGAACAATGGGGAGCCTTCCTGCATTTCCTCCTTTAAAACTCTAGCCCGCCTTCGCCCAAGCACAGCGTACATAGAACCCAAATGCTCAGTTGACGTATTCAACTCACAGAAGTACATGGCCTCCACAAGCCGTGGCTTCTTTTGAAGTACAGCTTCTCTACAAGCATCTTTGATGGTTGTCATTACCTGTCCTCTGAAGATACCATATTGCTCAGGTTGGTGGTGGGAGGCTTCCCCTTCATCAGACTGAGCCATCAATGGTTCAATTTTAGCCTCGATAATAAAGGCTAAACCCCGCATAGGTTCATCGCATAAAGGTCCAGCTGCTGTCGCCACTTGAAACCCAGATACTACACTGCTTTCAAGGCTCTCCGCCTCAACTAACAATGCTTGAGCTACTTCTGAAGATGTATCAGCAGGTGTATTGCCAATGCCAGAAGCatccacaaaccctaatttttgaGATACGTGAGAGGAACCGCAGATGAGGACAGAGCCATCTGAACCCTTTCCTTTGAGGTCTGGAGTAAGGAGGATATTAGGACCTACTTGCGAAGGGCCAAGCGCCCATATCCTTTTAAGTAATTTTTGCCACTTTAGTTTACACTTCTCAACCCGATGCTTGTCGTCATCACCACTTGACAGAATATCACTCTCCACAGCATCCATGATACGTTTCTTCAGTGCTTCAATCGGGTTCTCATCTTCTGCAATCCTTGAAATCTCTGTGTCAAAACTTTTACTGGTCTGAGAAGCTCTACCTCCAAGGATATCTCCAAGTAAATCAGAACTATCTTCAAGCACCTTAGTTAAAGAGGGTGGGAGCTTTATGACTTGCACCTTTATCGTACACCTACCGTTTGCTGTctttttctcaacataatctgagCTTGTACGAAAGAATTTCAAATTCTCAAGTTTGTCGGCTACATTACCCTCAATGGTCTCTTTATAAGACACAAGAGGTGGAGACACTTCCAGGCTTACCCTTGCAAATCTCTCCTTCAAATCTTTTATGCATCTTTCAAGATGCACCTCTCCTGCAGCAGACAGCACATTTTCTCCCCTATCAGAAACTGTTACCCCAACAAACGGGTCAGCCCGGTTCAGCAGCCGTAAACCCTTAGTCAGTGCACCCATATCTGCAGGATGAGTTGGCTCAATTGCGACTCTTAGAGTAGGAGCAATCTGGAATGCCATACTGGAGAAAGGCCAACAGTTTTTTGTCGATGAAAGTGTTGCACTTTTCAGTATATGCTGGCCAAGGCCTCGAACTGCCACAAGATTCCCGGCATGGGCAGAGGCCACATGTGTTAAGCCTTGGCCCATCATGAGATACAGAGATTGCAACTCAGCCACCTGCAAATGCTTTTTCACTGACTCCCCTTTTAATGGATCATACAAAGCCGAAAGGACAAAAATTTTCTGTCCTGAATAAAGAACCCCACTAAAGATCCTTGCAAATGCAAGGAAACACTCATTCAATTCACCCTCATCACTTACGTTGTTTTCAATTTCCCCATCTAATCCCCTATGTGGAAGTACTTTCATAGGGACAGCAAACATTTTGGATACAAAAGCAACACAGGGAGCTTCAGGGCTCGAATCACAAGCTTCAACGGATTTCCTCACAAGCTCCGCCTCTGCAAGCGCATCCGAATCAACCCCATCACTCAAAACTTGTCTCTTTGGAAGCAACCGCCCTATCCTAAACGCCTGTGCTGCAACCGGGTCAGGCATACACCTCACAACCATCGACAAAACAGCATCTGCAAGCGGAAGCCAACGACTCATCACTGCTTGAAGCACAACCTTCTGATCCTTGTTCTGAAGCTCACGAGGCGGCACATTCAAATTAAAGGACTTAATAACTTTCTCAAGCATCACTTTCCCACCGCCATCATCGTCCAAAGCGGCCTGATAAACCTGCCAGAGCGGCTCAAGCACAAACTGAACAAACATTGGCCTAGCATTTTTCATACCAGCTACACCTTTCTTCCCCACAATCATCTTGGTTTTCGGATTAAAGTACCTAGGTCCCCACAAAGCCTTTGTCAATGCTGCCGCACTCACCCCAAATTTTGAAGCGTAAATCTCAGCAAACTCACTAATGCAGAAACCCCAACCGTCCAAAGCACACACAAACGCCACATTCCCTTTCTGGGGTTGAAACGTATCTTCCTCATCATCCTCCACATCCAAAAAGCTCAGATTTTCATCACTACCCACATCCCCCGCCGGCCCAGAAAGTATAGCATCCACGTCGGACAAGTATTTCTCGCTCTGATACGCACTCACAATCCAATTAACCTCATGAACAATACGCACTAACCTCGTGTAAGCTTCCATGGGGCTCAATTTCAGCTCGGAGATCAGCCGGTCGATCTTGTTCAGCACCAAGCACGGCGTCAGCTTCTCAATCCAGGCCTGGCGCAACACGGCGTGCGTCTGGATGTGGACGCCCTCGACGGCGTCCACCAGGACCAGAGCGCCGTCGCTCAATCGGGCGGCGGTGGAGACCTCGCTGCAGAAGTCCATGTGGCCCGGGGAGTCGATGAGATTGATGGAGTGGTCTTTGTAGTGGAGCGCAATCGAGGAGCTTTTCATGGTGATGGCCCGCCTCTGTTCCTCGTCGAGATAGTCCATGAACCGGAGGCGCCCGGCGAGTTTCGGGTGGACGACGCCGGAGCCGGTTCCGGCGATTAGGTGGTCGGCGAGCGTGGTCTTGCCGTGATCCACGTGCGCCAGTATGCATATGTTTCGGATGTTTCGGGTGTTATCGGCCATTGGAAGAAATATGAGAGCCGGGAAATCGAAGGTTTCGGATTCTTTTTTGGGGCAGACGACGACGATGGCTTGGCCGCGCTGCGGAGGAAGTTCTCTGGTTTGTAGCAATTAGGGCTTTGATAAACACGTGTTATGAATATGAGGGTTTTTCAGTTGTTTAAAGGGTAAATCTCGTATTTAACTCAGCCTttttttcaactatttttttttttgaggttcGATCCTCACGAAATGGAAATGACGGAATTTTTTCACATCGACGGATTATTACATAATATATTGCTTCTTCATGGTGGGAAATTACATTTCAAACGCAATATTACTACTCCGACCGATAACACTACCACTTTAACCACTAACAGTCGTTGTATCCAACTACTTTAAGCATCAAGTTTACCACTTGGTGCAAACACGTCCTTAAAAATTCTCCGCCAACATCCGTTAGCAAACGTTTTTATTAGAAACACGTTAATACTTTCACTGAAAACACCCTTGATGCTTATCCaatgaaaagtgaaaactaatAGTTGAAGAAAAACATAATTCTTTATTTCTTAAGCGACAAGGTACATAGTCGGAACTTGAAGATCTTGAATAAAATGTACGGACGTTTAACGAGGAACGCAAACACGAATATCATGACAAACAATTTCTTCGGGCCAAGGGCGCAGTACTAATGACTTCATGAATACAATGATAAACAAATGCTGGCAAATCCAAGGAGGACAGCATCTTATCTCACATTTGATCCTGGTCTGCATGCTTCGAAGTGTAAACATTTCGGCTCATCGAACGGGGGTGGCTGCGGTACAATGTCACTCCCCTTCCCCCAACACAGATAAATACCTGaaataaaaaggaataaaaatcaTATGTAAGTAACAACGGGAGCAGACTCAAAGAAACAAGAAATGGAAGCAGTTACGCAAAAAGGAAGCAGCCATTTTGGTCAAAAGTAGGTTTATTAGACTCTGTAAAAATCCATCGCCAGGCAGCATATATGTTGGCGGTGACAAGTAAGAAACTCCTTAAACTCTTTAACATTGATTTTCTTATGAGAGTTCTAGACCTATATATTGCCTGGAGGTGTAAAAAGTATATGATTGAGAGTACCGCAAAACGCTTAATTCTGCATCTTTTTGCCCCAACCTGCACGGGTACAGGGCTGAGGGTGGATGTGCTCTCCTTTCACTCTAGGATGGGCTTTTACACACCACCGATTCACAGTAATGGGCAACATAAGAAAAACAGACAAATACTTAATGTGTTATACCACCATCTTACCAATAGAGTAGCTTCAAGTCTTCTAATCGCGATAGGGTGTGAGATCAATGTTGAAAGGTTGCTTCCCCTTGCTTACCCTCTAAGAGTTAACAACAAAACAGAATATCCAGTAataaaacgaaaaatcatattattaagaatgaaaaaaatcaaaatgaaaaatcattcttGTTCTTTATCTTTCACTCTCTAGCCATGTGAGAGAAAGACGGAAGGTTGTGGGATGATAGACTATACCATATAAAATATGTCTAAATAAGTACTTCTGAATTGTTTGAAAAGTTGTTAAAAGAATCTAGTATTCATAGTACAGCTAACACTGCATTTCCATGGTTAATGTAACGACTATGTATTTGACTCTCCCAAGTAACCAAGATCTTATAGTTTCCATTTACACAAATTCTCTCAAGTAGTTTTTCAACAATTAACACACAAATGATCATAAATGTAAATGCTTGTATTACGGAAGGGACTTACAGCAATTGCTATGAGCTCTACCAGCAGTTCCTCCAAGTGGCGCAAGGGCTAAAATCATAAATTAGAAGTATTTTAAACAGTTTAACTTAAGAAAGTACTCTTTAGTTAAACAATGCCCATATATTCAAACATCCCAAAACAGGAATGAACTTCCAGAAAAAATGCGCATGCAAATAAGAAAGCATTACTCACCCATTGAGTTGGACCATCAACTGGAGCGTTAGAAGGATCATCATGTACCTAAGTAACCAAAGGAAAATCTTAGCAACCCAAAAGTCTGTATGCAAGCGTGAATAAGTATGTGTGTATGAATCtattcataatgaagaagacTACCCTAAGAAACATCTGCAACTGCACCTTTGTATGTTATGGTCATACAATGAAAAGCTAAGAAAGATGAATTCGTATTGGACACTTTCGAATTTGCATGCACATTTATAGTTACAGATAACTTAAGAGAAATTATTCATAAAGCTCCTTCAAGTGAACTCAAAATGAATTCAAGTTACTTTTTGCATTACTGGTAAGTGGAATTAGTTAACATcacccaattttcttttaaagcaAACCCCAGAATTGAAAATGATAATCCTCAGAGAAGGCGAAACAAAAAATGCAGGCATCAGATTCAGAACTCAGAAGATTACTTTACCTCCATGAAAATACCATCCACCCCAACAGCGACTGCTGTCCTTGCAATGCATGGTATCAATTCGCGAAGACCACCACTGGCAACACCTCCATCGTCCAACTACAGGATAAAGTAGGGTGAAATGGGAAGcaaaattcaacaacaaaataatatcAAACTAAATTCAGCATATTAAAGCTGTTGATGCTAAAAAAAATGGTAGAAATATTGCAACATCACCCTTAGAAACCGACAGGTCATAGCTAATGCCAATGAGACATGAAGATGAATAAATAATATTGGTTACAGATTTCATGTGAAATACCACAGAATATATAATTTGCAGCTAGAATAACCATGCGTTTCTAAGAGAGGAAGCTGCAGAGCTCAACAAATTTTCTCACCTTTCTCCCAGCAGGCTGTTGCAAAGCATGTGTGACGTCAGCAACCTGTAGTGAAACATTTGAGTTGAGTCACATGATCTGGTCTTCAGATTGTTAAATGAGAATGGAGGCAGCACGTTAAGATAACTGAAAACTGGGACTGGACGAATGCAAAATACAAAAGAATCATCTGACAAGAACCAAGGTCTGAAAGCATTAGTAAGGAGCAGTTAATAGTCACCCAACTAAACAGGATACATGTCAAGTTGTTAACCAGCTTCTATATCTATATTGCCACATTACAGTCAGATGACTTGGAGTCTTGGACCAAGAAACACATATCCCAACCTCTTTGTAATTGACTTCATACTCAACAGGCAACACTTCCTACAGAAGCTTCCTATACGTACTTCCAATATTCCTCACAACAGAATTTCCAGaaataaagcaaaacaaaacgaaattgAGCATAAAACAACAACAGCACATAAAAGAACAAACTTTAACATTAACTTACCACAGGACAATTAGCTTCTCTGATCCACTCCAAATTGCGAGGATCAACAATTAAATCATCTATGAATCAAAGAAGAGACATAGGATTAATCAACTGAGTAAGAACAATTTATGAGAATGAACAAATAATTTCCTAGAATGTAGGTCAATTGTACATCTTATACAATATGAATGGGGAATCAATGCATGAAAGTTTAGAAACAAAAAGGGGACATGATGCAAGCAGAATTTACTTTCACTTGTGTTAAAGCAATGGATACAGATAGCGGGGCAAGCATAGCTTAATACATAGCTGCTGTAAGACTTACTATAGCCAAACATAGTTCCCCTCTCACAAACCATCACGTTTGGATTTC
This region includes:
- the LOC137729129 gene encoding uncharacterized protein, with amino-acid sequence MADNTRNIRNICILAHVDHGKTTLADHLIAGTGSGVVHPKLAGRLRFMDYLDEEQRRAITMKSSSIALHYKDHSINLIDSPGHMDFCSEVSTAARLSDGALVLVDAVEGVHIQTHAVLRQAWIEKLTPCLVLNKIDRLISELKLSPMEAYTRLVRIVHEVNWIVSAYQSEKYLSDVDAILSGPAGDVGSDENLSFLDVEDDEEDTFQPQKGNVAFVCALDGWGFCISEFAEIYASKFGVSAAALTKALWGPRYFNPKTKMIVGKKGVAGMKNARPMFVQFVLEPLWQVYQAALDDDGGGKVMLEKVIKSFNLNVPPRELQNKDQKVVLQAVMSRWLPLADAVLSMVVRCMPDPVAAQAFRIGRLLPKRQVLSDGVDSDALAEAELVRKSVEACDSSPEAPCVAFVSKMFAVPMKVLPHRGLDGEIENNVSDEGELNECFLAFARIFSGVLYSGQKIFVLSALYDPLKGESVKKHLQVAELQSLYLMMGQGLTHVASAHAGNLVAVRGLGQHILKSATLSSTKNCWPFSSMAFQIAPTLRVAIEPTHPADMGALTKGLRLLNRADPFVGVTVSDRGENVLSAAGEVHLERCIKDLKERFARVSLEVSPPLVSYKETIEGNVADKLENLKFFRTSSDYVEKKTANGRCTIKVQVIKLPPSLTKVLEDSSDLLGDILGGRASQTSKSFDTEISRIAEDENPIEALKKRIMDAVESDILSSGDDDKHRVEKCKLKWQKLLKRIWALGPSQVGPNILLTPDLKGKGSDGSVLICGSSHVSQKLGFVDASGIGNTPADTSSEVAQALLVEAESLESSVVSGFQVATAAGPLCDEPMRGLAFIIEAKIEPLMAQSDEGEASHHQPEQYGIFRGQVMTTIKDACREAVLQKKPRLVEAMYFCELNTSTEHLGSMYAVLGRRRARVLKEEMQEGSPLFTVHAYVPVSESFGFADELRRWTAGAASALLVLSHWEALPEDPFFVPKTEEEIEEFGDGSSMLPNTARKLINAVRRKKGLPVEEKVVQHATKQRTLARKV